The Suncus etruscus isolate mSunEtr1 chromosome 14, mSunEtr1.pri.cur, whole genome shotgun sequence genome contains a region encoding:
- the LOC126027852 gene encoding protocadherin beta-5-like, with protein sequence METALANTSRKRQVLFLAILLFLWEADSETIRYSLPEERDSGYLVANLAKDLGLILRELGSRGARIHHKGKKQLLQLESKTGDLLLHQKLDREVLCGETEPCILHFQLLLENPVQLFQVDLQLIDINDHSPEFPEKEMLLKIPESVLPGTVFPLKIAQDIDIGNNTVQNYTISPNSHFHVVTRIRGDGRKYSELVLDKALDREEQPEIILTLTALDGGTPPRSGTTIVHIVVMDINDNAPEFLQSLYEVQVSENSPLNFLVAMVSARDLDAGTNGEITYSLFQGDDLTQPFVIDEVTGEIRLRMALDFETTRYYNLEIAATDGGGFSGKCTVVIEVLDVNDNAPELTMSTLTSSCPENSPETVVAVFSVSDPDSGDNGRIVCSIQDELPFLLKATFKNFYTLVTERPLDREQQEEYNITITATDLGIPRLATQHTIRVQVSDVNDNAPAFSQPAYTLLVGENNSPALHIGSVSATDADAGSNAQLTYSLLPGPEPWPVQLPLASLVSINADNGQLFALRSLDFEALRAFEFFVRAQDRGSPALSGQARVRVQVLDRNDNAPFVLYPLQNASAACSELVPRAAEAGYLVSKVVAVDGDAGQNAWLSFQLLKATEPGLFSVWAHNGEVRTARPLSERDAPKHRLLVLVRDNGEPPLSASVTLHVLLVDGFSQPFLPLPDAAPGAAPDDRLTVYLVVALACVSSLFLFSVLAFVAVRLCRRAGPAAGGGYPYPGLPDGLFPGQLLDANGAGTLSHSYRYEVCLAGGAGTNDFKFLEPILPDFHDYAPGREIEENPNFQNEFNINIQ encoded by the coding sequence ATGGAGACTGCGCTAGCCAACACCTCACGGAAAAGGCAAGTTCTCTTTCTTgctatattattgtttttgtggGAGGCTGACTCTGAAACGATTAGGTATTCCCTTCCTGAAGAAAGAGACAGTGGCTACTTGGTGGCCAATCTGGCAAAGGACCTGGGGCTCATTTTGAGGGAACTAGGCTCCCGGGGTGCGCGAATCCATCACAAAGGAAAGAAACAGCTCTTGCAGCTTGAATCAAAGACCGGGGATTTACTTCTGCACCAAAAATTAGACCGGGAGGTGCTGTGTGGGGAGACAGAGCCCTGCATTCTACATTTCCAATTGCTACTGGAAAATCCGGTGCAGCTTTTTCAAGTTGATCTGCAGCTCATAGATATAAATGATCATTCCCCTGAGTTCCCAGAGAAAGAAATGCTCCTAAAAATTCCGGAAAGTGTGCTGCCAGGGACTGTGTTTCCTTTGAAAATAGCTCAGGATATTGACATAGGGAACAATACTGTGCAGAACTACACTATAAGCCCCAACTCCCATTTTCATGTTGTCACCCGTATTCGTGGAGATGGTAGAAAATACTCAGAGCTGGTGCTGGACAAAGCGCTGGACCGGGAGGAGCAGCCAGAGATCATTTTAACACTCACTGCATTGGATGGTGGGACTCCCCCCAGATCAGGGACCACCATAGTCCACATTGTGGTCATGGATATCAATGACAATGCTCCTGAGTTTCTACAGTCTCTCTATGAGGTACAAGTCTCTGAGAACAGCCCTCTAAACTTCTTGGTTGCCATGGTGTCTGCTAGAGATTTGGATGCTGGAACAAATGGGGAAATCACCTACTCTCTCTTCCAAGGTGATGACCTTACACAGCCATTTGTAATAGATGAGGTAACAGGAGAAATCCGTCTGAGAATGGCGTTGGATTTTGAGACAACTAGATACTACAATTTGGAAATTGCAGCTACAGATGGTGGGGGCTTTTCTGGAAAGTGTACCGTGGTAATAGAGGTGCTTGATGTGAATGACAATGCCCCTGAGCTGACCATGTCCACACTCACCAGCTCCTGCCCTGAAAACTCCCCAGAGACTGTAGTTGCTGTTTTCAGTGTTTCAGAtcctgactcaggggacaatGGGAGAATAGTTTGCTCCATCCAGGACGAGCTCCCCTTTCTCTTGAAGGCCACATTCAAGAACTTTTATACACTAGTAACAGAGAGACCACTGGACAGAGAGCAGCAGGAGGAGTACAACATCACCATCACCGCGACAGACCTGGGCATCCCCAGGCTGGCAACGCAGCACACCATCAGGGTGCAGGTGTCCGACGTGAACGACAACGCCCCCGCCTTCAGCCAGCCCGCCTACACCCTGCTGGTGGGCGAGAACAACAGCCCCGCGCTGCACATCGGCAGCGTGAGCGCCACGGACGCGGACGCGGGCAGCAACGCGCAGCTGACCTACTCGCTGCTGCCGGGCCCCGAGCCTTGGCCCGTGCAGCTGCCGCTCGCCTCGCTGGTGTCCATCAACGCGGACAACGGGCAGCTGTTCGCGCTGCGCTCGCTGGACTTCGAGGCGCTGCGCGCCTTCGAGTTCTTTGTGCGCGCGCAGGACCGCGGCTCGCCCGCGCTGAGCGGCCAGGCGCGGGTGCGCGTGCAGGTGCTGGACCGCAACGACAACGCGCCCTTCGTGCTGTACCCGCTGCAGAACGCGTCGGCGGCGTGCAGCGAGCTGGTGCCCAGGGCGGCCGAGGCGGGCTACCTGGTGAGCAAGGTGGTGGCGGTGGACGGCGACGCGGGCCAGAACGCCTGGCTGTCCTTCCAGCTGCTCAAGGCCACGGAGCCCGGGCTCTTCAGCGTGTGGGCGCACAATGGCGAGGTGCGCACGGCGCGGCCGCTCAGCGAGCGCGACGCGCCCAAGCACAGGCTGCTGGTGCTGGTCAGGGACAATGGCGAGCCGCCGCTGTCGGCCAGCGTCACGCTGCACGTGCTGCTGGTGGACGGCTTCTCGCAGCCCTTCCTGCCGCTGCCCGACGCGGCGCCCGGCGCGGCACCCGACGACCGCCTCACCGTCTACCTGGTGGTGGCCTTGGCGTGCGTGTCGTCGCTCTTCCTCTTCTCGGTGCTGGCCTTCGTGGCCGTGCGCCTGTGCCGGCGGGCCGGGCCGGCGGCGGGGGGCGGCTACCCCTACCCGGGTCTGCCCGACGGGCTCTTTCCGGGACAGCTGCTGGATGCCAATGGCGCGGGGACCCTGTCCCACAGCTACCGGTATGAGGTGTGCCTGGCGGGGGGCGCTGGCACCAATGACTTCAAGTTCCTCGAGCCCATTTTGCCCGATTTCCATGACTATGCCCCTGGACGGGAAATAGAAGAAAACCCTAACTTCCAAAATGAATTTAATATCAAT